The Argentina anserina chromosome 3, drPotAnse1.1, whole genome shotgun sequence genome includes a region encoding these proteins:
- the LOC126786151 gene encoding heavy metal-associated isoprenylated plant protein 29-like: MTIVEMQVHMDCSGCESKIKKALKKIKGVDDIDVDINMQKVTVMGWAKKEKVLKAVRRTGRTAELWPYPYNPEYGHNLNVQYYQQHQPRDNYEHHHHHNHRDRHEHQSKHKVTTYNSIPSYSSYSYNYYEHGYSGKEHGYYQPPPYSTMFSEQDTAVFSDENPNACSIM; this comes from the exons ATGACG ATAGTAGAGATGCAAGTGCACATGGACTGTTCTGGCTGTGAGAGCAAGATAAAGAAAGCTCTCAAAAAGATTAAAG GAGTAGACGATATCGATGTGGATATAAACATGCAGAAGGTGACTGTAATGGGATGGGCTAAGAAAGAGAAGGTTTTGAAGGCAGTAAGGAGGACTGGAAGAACAGCTGAGCTTTGGCCTTACCCTTACAACCCTGAATATGGCCACAACCTTAATGTTCAGTACTACCAGCAGCATCAGCCCCGTGATAACTACGaacatcaccaccaccacaaccatCGTGATCGTCATGAACATCAGAGCAAACACAAGGTCACCACCTACAATTCGATTCCCAGTTACTCGTCCTATTCGTATAATTACTATGAGCATGGCTACAGTGGCAAGGAGCACGGCTACTATCAGCCTCCTCCTTACTCCACTATGTTCAGTGAGCAGGACACTGCTGTATTCAGTGATGAAAACCCTAATGCTTGTTCCATTATGTGA
- the LOC126786139 gene encoding putative lipase YDL109C, whose amino-acid sequence MASAPLLHARCAYSPRFSCTTNRRSGGAGALGPSSSSCCSSSSSLAFSSGACNSWRNQGLRAHAMTSQGNWASSSGGVASAEKKPDHLLVLVHGILASPSDWTYVEAELRKRLGRNFLIYASSCNTYTKTFTGIDGAGKRLADEVMEVVQKTDSLKKISFLAHSLGGLFARYAISVLYTPNDVLNSALVNSKATTSLRRGKIAGLEPINFVTLATPHLGVRGKNQLPFLFGVPFLEKLAVPIAPIIVGRTGSQLFLTDGKPERPPLLLRMASDCEDGNFLSALGSFKSRILYANVSYDHMVGWRTSSIRREKEILKPPRRSLVGYKHVVDVEYCPPVSSDGPHFPPEAAKAKEAAQSKPNQQNTLEYHEIVDDEMIQGLQQLAWKKVDVSFHSALWPFFAHNNIHVKNEWLHNAGAGVVAHVAETLKQQESSTLTASL is encoded by the exons ATGGCCTCCGCTCCTCTACTTCACGCGCGTTGCGCTTACTCGCCCAGATTCAGCTGCACCACTAATCGTCGCAGTGGAGGAGCTGGAGCTCTAGGCCCGTCGTCTTCTTCCTGTTGCTCTTCCTCGTCGTCCCTGGCCTTCTCTTCTG GTGCGTGTAATAGCTGGAGGAATCAAGGACTGAGAGCTCACGCTATGACGAGTCAGGGGAATTGGGCTTCTTCTTCTGGGGGTGTTGCGAGTGCGGAGAAGAAGCCTGATCATCTTCTTGTACTTGTTCATGGCATTTTGGCTAG CCCGAGTGATTGGACGTACGTGGAAGCAGAATTACGAAAGCGTCTAGGCAGGAACTTCTTAATTTATG CAAGTTCCTGTAACACATACACTAAAACTTTTACCGGGATTGATGGAGCTGGAAAGAGATTAGCAGATGAA GTCATGGAAGTTGTGCAAAAGACAGATAGCCTGAAGAAAATCTCATTTTTAGCACATTCTCTAGGGGGTTTGTTTGCAAGATACGCCATATCTGTTCTTTACACACCCAATGATGTTCTCAATTCGGCTCTTGTTAATTCAAAAGCAACAACCTCTTTGAGACGAGGAAAGATTGCTGGTTTGGAGCCAATCAATTTTGTAACATTGGCAACCCCACATCTTGGGGTGAGGGGGAAAAATCAG CTTCCATTTCTTTTCGGTGTACCGTTTTTAGAAAAGCTGGCTGTGCCTATTGCTCCTATTATTGTTGGTCGGACTGGTAGTCAGCTTTTCCTCACTGATGGTAAACCTGAAAGGCCACCACTTCTTCTGAGAATGGCATCTGACTGTGAAGATGGAAATTTTTT GTCTGCATTAGGGTCGTTTAAATCTCGGATTCTTTATGCTAATGTATCGTACGATC ATATGGTTGGTTGGCGTACATCATCCAttaggagagagaaagaaattttGAAG CCTCCTCGCCGGTCTTTGGTTGGCTACAAGCATGTTGTAGATGTAGAGTATTGTCCTCCGGTTTCATCTGATGGGCCTCATTTTCCTCCTGAGGCTGCTAAGGCGAAGGAGGCAGCCCAAAGTAAACCCAACCAACAGAACACCTTGGAATATCATGAAATTGTTGATG ATGAAATGATACAAGGCTTACAACAGTTGGCATGGAAAAAAGTCGATGTCAGCTTTCATTCTGCACTGTGGCCCTTCTTCGCCCACAACAACATTCAT GTAAAAAATGAATGGCTTCACAATGCTGGTGCTGGAGTGGTTGCACACGTTGCTGAAACTCTAAAGCAGCAAGAATCCTCCACACTGACCGCCAGCTTATAG